A genome region from Sphingobium sp. WTD-1 includes the following:
- a CDS encoding glutathione S-transferase: MRVERDFELYYWPLPFRGQFIRAALAFAGKSWNEHDEGEIAALMKMASEDQPVPFMGPPLLIDNDTGFALSQMPAIMVYLAERLALVHGGARGRALTVKLVNDANDIIDELTLDGGRQMWTEDRWASFIPRLVKWMRIWEAVGTSNGLEAGKGFMLSTAKPGLADIVTVTLWGTMASRFGAIAAMLAQYAPATMGLVQRLRAHPALARLEARSVERYGHAYCGGEIEKSLRAVLPAGDG, encoded by the coding sequence GGCCGCGCTTGCCTTTGCGGGCAAGAGCTGGAACGAACATGATGAAGGTGAGATCGCCGCGCTGATGAAAATGGCTTCGGAGGATCAGCCAGTGCCCTTCATGGGACCACCCCTCCTGATTGATAATGACACCGGATTTGCCCTGTCGCAGATGCCAGCAATCATGGTCTATCTGGCAGAACGTCTTGCCCTTGTGCATGGCGGTGCCCGCGGCCGCGCCTTGACGGTCAAGCTCGTCAATGACGCGAATGATATCATTGACGAACTTACGCTGGATGGCGGCCGGCAGATGTGGACGGAGGATCGATGGGCCAGCTTTATTCCTCGGCTGGTGAAATGGATGCGCATCTGGGAGGCTGTCGGCACAAGCAACGGCCTTGAAGCTGGAAAGGGGTTCATGCTCAGCACCGCAAAACCGGGTCTGGCCGATATCGTGACCGTGACATTATGGGGCACCATGGCCAGCCGCTTCGGCGCGATCGCTGCCATGCTCGCCCAATATGCGCCGGCAACGATGGGTCTGGTCCAGCGTCTGCGCGCTCATCCTGCCCTGGCGAGGCTCGAGGCAAGAAGCGTGGAGCGCTATGGCCACGCCTATTGCGGCGGGGAAATCGAGAAGTCTCTTCGCGCAGTTCTGCCTGCCGGCGACGGTTGA
- a CDS encoding formate/nitrite transporter family protein — MEQMKDGKDSPHPDLDAEEAAHVEERSTGSAKVVHEVVRLQGEEELDRPILALMLSGLAAGLAITLSLMSELFLRARLPDTDWAPLIYLLGYPVGYLIVIMGRLQLFTESTVTAVLPVATRPSLSNLGRLARLWACVLAGNLVGVTLVSALMAGEIIITHEQRIVALDILAKLEWQDWSKTLMLGIPAGFIMAAIAWALPNAKGSEFWVIFLLTYVIGLGGFSHVVTGSSQISFLWLSGEVSFQQAWFGFSLPALIGNIIGGSGLFAVLAHGQMRSDLTEGG; from the coding sequence ATGGAGCAGATGAAGGACGGCAAGGATAGCCCGCACCCCGATCTTGACGCAGAAGAGGCCGCCCATGTCGAGGAGCGTAGTACGGGGTCGGCAAAGGTCGTCCATGAGGTCGTGCGGCTCCAGGGCGAGGAGGAGCTGGATCGTCCGATCCTTGCGCTCATGCTTTCCGGCCTGGCCGCCGGCCTCGCGATCACCCTGTCGCTCATGTCCGAACTGTTCCTGCGGGCAAGGCTGCCCGACACGGACTGGGCGCCCCTCATCTACCTGCTGGGCTATCCGGTCGGATATCTGATAGTGATCATGGGACGGCTCCAGCTCTTTACCGAAAGCACGGTCACAGCGGTGCTGCCGGTCGCGACCCGTCCGAGCCTTAGCAATCTGGGCCGTCTGGCGCGCCTGTGGGCCTGCGTGCTGGCTGGGAATCTTGTCGGCGTGACGCTCGTAAGCGCGCTGATGGCCGGTGAGATCATCATCACGCATGAACAGCGCATCGTGGCGCTCGATATTCTCGCCAAGCTCGAATGGCAGGACTGGTCGAAAACCCTGATGCTGGGCATTCCGGCTGGCTTCATCATGGCCGCGATTGCGTGGGCCTTGCCAAATGCCAAGGGCAGCGAATTCTGGGTAATCTTCCTCCTGACCTATGTCATCGGTCTTGGCGGCTTTTCGCATGTCGTCACCGGTTCTTCCCAGATCAGCTTCCTCTGGTTGAGCGGCGAGGTCAGTTTCCAGCAGGCCTGGTTCGGTTTCTCTCTGCCTGCGCTCATCGGCAACATCATCGGTGGTAGCGGCCTGTTCGCGGTCCTGGCCCATGGGCAGATGCGAAGCGACCTTACCGAAGGGGGATAG
- a CDS encoding acetyl-CoA hydrolase/transferase C-terminal domain-containing protein, whose amino-acid sequence MRTGGTGPLELGSAEEVADRIIARTDGHIVLGLPLGLGKAPHIVNALFARASADPAIRLRIFTALTLEQPSLGTDLERRFLEPVFERTMGGYPRFAYAQAQRAGEMPANIEVNEFFFQAGSRLGNGDAQRHYIAANYTHAMRYLIDQGVNVVAQIVARRGTSYSLSCNSDMTLDLLAERDRGRADFALIGQVNDELPFMRGPAEIPSDRFAIILDSAQTRFPLFGPPRQPVSPAQHAIGAHVAALIADGGSLQIGIGAIGDAIAHSLILRQARPDSYRATLDRLGAPKPWETGPFEEGLYAPTEMLVDCFLDLIRAGIVKREADGAIVHGGFFVGPRSFYAALRDMDEDLRDRIHMREISYINALFGNEAAKRKARHKARFVNSAMMVTLLGATISDGLEDGQVVSGVGGQYNFVAQALELDGARSIITLPATRRHKGESQSNIVWSYGHETIPRHLRDMVVTEYGVADLRGQSDEQVIQRLIAIADSRFQGELVEKARSAGKIAPDWDIPEAYRDNLPERISAAMPKETFPSFPFGTDFTQIEQRLLPAMQYLADHATRPAQLAALLARGLRGGQPDEAEFAALERMGLDAPHGVREHSYRALILGALRSAGQ is encoded by the coding sequence ATGAGGACCGGCGGGACCGGTCCTCTCGAACTTGGTTCGGCAGAGGAGGTCGCCGACCGCATCATCGCTCGCACTGACGGGCATATCGTCCTTGGCCTGCCATTGGGCCTGGGCAAGGCGCCCCATATCGTCAATGCCCTCTTCGCCCGTGCCAGCGCTGATCCGGCCATCAGGCTGCGTATCTTCACGGCGCTCACGCTCGAGCAGCCCTCGCTTGGCACGGACCTCGAGCGTCGTTTTCTCGAGCCCGTGTTCGAGCGGACAATGGGCGGATATCCGCGCTTTGCTTATGCGCAGGCGCAGCGTGCGGGCGAGATGCCGGCCAATATCGAGGTGAATGAATTTTTCTTCCAGGCCGGCAGCCGGCTCGGCAATGGAGATGCACAGCGCCACTATATCGCGGCCAACTATACACATGCGATGCGCTATCTGATCGACCAAGGCGTCAATGTCGTGGCGCAGATCGTGGCGCGACGGGGAACCAGCTATAGCCTCAGCTGCAATAGCGACATGACCCTCGACCTGCTTGCAGAGCGCGATCGGGGCCGGGCTGATTTTGCCCTGATCGGTCAGGTCAATGACGAATTGCCCTTCATGCGCGGTCCGGCGGAAATCCCGTCCGATCGGTTCGCAATCATTCTCGACAGCGCGCAGACACGCTTTCCCCTCTTCGGGCCGCCACGCCAACCCGTAAGCCCTGCCCAGCACGCCATCGGCGCCCATGTGGCCGCGCTGATAGCCGATGGCGGCTCGCTTCAGATCGGCATCGGCGCGATCGGCGACGCGATCGCCCACAGTCTGATCCTCCGGCAGGCACGGCCCGATTCCTATCGCGCAACGCTTGACCGGCTGGGCGCTCCCAAGCCATGGGAAACCGGCCCGTTTGAGGAAGGCCTATACGCGCCGACCGAGATGCTGGTCGACTGTTTCCTCGATCTCATAAGGGCCGGCATCGTCAAGCGTGAAGCGGATGGCGCGATCGTACATGGCGGCTTCTTCGTTGGCCCGCGCAGCTTCTATGCCGCGTTGCGGGACATGGATGAGGATCTGCGTGATCGCATCCATATGCGCGAGATCAGCTATATCAATGCGCTGTTCGGCAACGAAGCGGCCAAGCGCAAGGCCCGGCACAAGGCCCGCTTCGTCAACAGCGCCATGATGGTCACGCTGCTGGGCGCCACGATCTCGGACGGGCTTGAAGATGGCCAGGTCGTCAGCGGCGTGGGCGGCCAGTATAATTTCGTGGCGCAGGCGCTCGAACTCGACGGCGCGCGTTCGATCATCACGCTGCCTGCCACCCGGCGTCACAAGGGCGAGAGCCAGTCCAATATCGTCTGGAGCTATGGTCACGAAACCATCCCGCGCCATTTGCGCGATATGGTCGTGACCGAATATGGCGTGGCGGACCTGCGCGGCCAAAGCGATGAGCAGGTCATCCAGCGCCTGATCGCCATCGCCGACAGCCGCTTTCAAGGCGAACTTGTGGAAAAGGCCCGGTCCGCGGGCAAGATAGCGCCCGACTGGGACATTCCCGAAGCGTACAGGGATAATCTGCCCGAGCGGATCAGCGCGGCCATGCCCAAGGAGACATTTCCGTCCTTCCCGTTCGGCACGGACTTTACGCAGATCGAGCAGCGGCTCCTGCCGGCGATGCAATATCTGGCAGACCATGCGACCAGGCCCGCCCAACTGGCCGCCCTGCTTGCCCGCGGCCTGCGCGGTGGTCAGCCCGACGAAGCGGAATTTGCCGCACTTGAGCGCATGGGGCTGGATGCGCCCCATGGCGTCAGGGAGCATAGCTATCGCGCGCTCATCCTGGGAGCCTTGCGCAGTGCCGGACAGTAA